A window of the Yersinia rochesterensis genome harbors these coding sequences:
- a CDS encoding ComEC family protein: MLITLSTDHCAFAIIAGLLPLILLPHLPGPGVIGVLLALGALLWVSGNTYCQCLALALMSFVWGCWHGDKMLMQIEQFTQGDQQIVATISNSHLFWGEGNKVLLNIQQINGKKVFPAIKVTVKWQEGLDYCAGQQWQFWLRMRGVHSLLNEGGFDSQRWAIANRRPLQGRIIRAELLDAPCNARQQIIRIVERQLEPYKQRQILLALAFGERSQLEPQYWALLRDTGTAHLMAISGLHIAMAALFGGMLARAIQFLLPVSRVGPLFPLLTGWMVAVIYVWLAGGNPPAVRAVMALTLWLLLRLFNVSCSTWQVWLWALALILLSDPLAILSDSFWLSCLAVFSLICWFYWVPLSPRFKTGWPGLVIRGLHLQFGMMLLLMPLQIVLFHGISLFSMPANLWAVPLVSLITVPCVLLALAFSLLPVVAGVFWSLADISLTAVLFPLSLMRMGWFHTGTASVAIGFSGWLAMFIWRFGWWRNYSIGVMVLCVNLALLTQRRDEYQWRVDMLDIGHGLAVVIEHKGKAIIFDTGNRWVTGSMASMVILPYLRWRGITVEQIILSHDHQDHTGGLAEIQAAFPMATVRAPFSLKDVVHTLPCKQGVAWQWQGLNFEVLWPRVQVANAQNDDSCVIRVDDGKHSLLLTGDLEMRGERELIKNSRAKLASTLLQVPHHGSNTSSTPPFLRAVKPELAFASVARYNQWRLPARKVTKRYKKNNIIWRDTSVSGQLSVYFYSNSWQINGYREQLMPRWYHQQFGVGGHNE, from the coding sequence TTGCTTATCACTTTATCAACAGATCATTGCGCGTTTGCTATCATCGCGGGTCTTTTACCTCTTATTTTGCTACCTCATCTCCCAGGCCCCGGGGTGATTGGCGTGTTACTGGCATTGGGCGCATTGCTATGGGTTAGCGGCAATACTTATTGTCAGTGTCTTGCATTGGCTCTGATGAGTTTTGTTTGGGGATGTTGGCACGGCGATAAGATGTTGATGCAGATTGAGCAATTCACTCAGGGAGATCAACAGATCGTCGCCACAATAAGCAATTCACATTTGTTTTGGGGAGAAGGTAATAAGGTTCTCTTAAATATTCAGCAGATCAATGGAAAGAAGGTGTTTCCTGCTATTAAGGTCACCGTCAAATGGCAAGAGGGCCTGGATTATTGTGCCGGGCAACAATGGCAGTTCTGGCTCCGCATGCGAGGTGTACATAGTTTGCTCAACGAAGGCGGTTTTGATAGCCAGCGTTGGGCTATAGCGAATCGCCGTCCATTACAGGGACGAATCATTAGAGCCGAATTACTTGATGCGCCTTGTAATGCTCGCCAGCAAATCATCCGTATTGTGGAACGGCAACTTGAACCCTATAAACAACGGCAGATATTGCTGGCACTGGCTTTTGGTGAAAGAAGCCAACTGGAACCCCAGTATTGGGCGCTGTTGCGTGATACCGGGACGGCCCATTTAATGGCAATTTCAGGGTTACACATTGCTATGGCGGCGTTATTTGGTGGGATGTTGGCTCGGGCGATTCAGTTTTTACTCCCCGTTAGTCGAGTTGGTCCGCTGTTTCCGCTATTAACTGGCTGGATGGTTGCTGTCATTTACGTTTGGTTAGCAGGGGGGAATCCCCCAGCAGTTAGAGCCGTTATGGCACTAACGCTATGGTTACTGCTTAGGCTTTTTAATGTCTCCTGTAGTACATGGCAAGTATGGTTATGGGCACTAGCGCTAATTTTGCTTAGTGATCCTCTTGCAATACTTTCGGACAGTTTTTGGCTCTCCTGCTTGGCGGTATTTAGTTTGATATGTTGGTTTTATTGGGTACCGCTTTCCCCACGGTTTAAAACAGGTTGGCCGGGGCTGGTTATTCGCGGGCTCCATTTGCAATTCGGTATGATGTTGCTGCTGATGCCATTGCAAATAGTTTTGTTTCATGGCATCAGTTTATTCTCAATGCCTGCAAATTTGTGGGCAGTGCCTCTCGTTTCCTTAATTACTGTCCCTTGTGTTTTGCTGGCTTTGGCTTTCTCTCTCCTTCCTGTGGTTGCTGGGGTGTTCTGGTCGTTGGCTGATATATCGTTGACTGCGGTACTCTTCCCGCTGAGTCTGATGAGAATGGGCTGGTTTCATACTGGAACGGCATCAGTTGCTATCGGATTCAGTGGTTGGCTAGCCATGTTTATATGGCGTTTTGGATGGTGGCGTAACTATTCTATTGGGGTCATGGTGCTTTGTGTGAATCTGGCATTATTGACTCAGCGCCGTGATGAATACCAATGGCGGGTTGATATGTTAGATATTGGGCATGGTCTGGCGGTAGTCATTGAGCACAAGGGGAAAGCCATTATTTTTGATACAGGTAATCGCTGGGTAACCGGCAGCATGGCATCAATGGTGATTTTGCCTTATTTACGCTGGCGAGGTATCACTGTTGAGCAAATTATTCTCAGCCATGACCATCAGGACCATACCGGAGGTTTAGCTGAGATTCAGGCCGCTTTTCCCATGGCTACGGTTCGCGCTCCTTTTTCCTTAAAAGATGTTGTACATACATTGCCTTGTAAACAAGGGGTAGCATGGCAGTGGCAAGGTTTGAATTTCGAGGTGTTATGGCCGCGAGTGCAGGTTGCCAATGCTCAGAATGATGATTCGTGTGTTATTCGTGTTGATGATGGAAAACACAGCTTATTACTGACTGGTGACCTTGAAATGCGCGGTGAGAGAGAGTTGATTAAAAATTCTCGTGCTAAATTAGCTTCAACGTTACTACAGGTTCCTCATCATGGGAGCAATACATCTTCGACACCACCTTTTCTGCGGGCGGTAAAGCCAGAATTGGCTTTTGCTTCTGTTGCACGCTATAACCAATGGCGTCTCCCAGCGAGAAAAGTGACTAAGCGTTACAAAAAAAATAACATTATTTGGCGAGATACCTCGGTGTCAGGACAATTAAGTGTTTATTTTTACAGCAATAGTTGGCAAATTAATGGTTATAGGGAACAATTAATGCCTCGTTGGTATCACCAGCAATTTGGCGTTGGAGGTCATAATGAGTAG
- a CDS encoding YetF domain-containing protein gives MKTFDFNRMALDKFPIEFLAEVGVRCLLTFVLVFLFLKLSGRRGVRQMSLFEVVIILTLGSAAGDVTFYEDVPILPVVMVFISIMLLYRLATFLMSRSEKIQQWMEGKPLIIISDGVFVWKTMQQENITHDEFFMELRQQGVEHLGQVRLAILEVNGAISVFFFSTEKVKPGLPVLPKSCINQLINKEKMGEYACGQCGLIVTFSDDSHATCQCCGHHHWVEALHHPRAK, from the coding sequence ATGAAAACTTTTGATTTCAACCGGATGGCGCTGGATAAATTCCCTATTGAATTTTTAGCAGAGGTGGGGGTTCGGTGTTTATTGACTTTTGTATTGGTCTTTTTATTTCTTAAGCTGAGTGGCCGCCGTGGTGTACGGCAGATGTCACTATTTGAGGTGGTTATCATTTTGACCCTCGGCTCAGCCGCCGGTGATGTCACTTTTTATGAAGATGTGCCGATACTGCCCGTGGTTATGGTATTCATCAGCATTATGCTTTTGTACCGACTGGCCACTTTCCTCATGTCGCGCAGTGAAAAAATCCAACAATGGATGGAAGGGAAGCCACTCATTATTATCAGTGACGGGGTATTTGTTTGGAAAACCATGCAGCAGGAAAATATTACGCACGATGAATTTTTTATGGAGTTGCGCCAACAAGGTGTCGAGCATCTCGGTCAGGTGCGGCTAGCCATTCTGGAGGTCAATGGGGCTATCAGTGTCTTTTTCTTCAGTACCGAAAAGGTTAAGCCCGGCCTGCCTGTATTGCCAAAATCATGCATTAACCAATTAATTAATAAAGAAAAAATGGGTGAATATGCTTGTGGCCAATGTGGCCTGATTGTTACATTTTCTGATGATTCACATGCTACTTGCCAATGTTGCGGTCACCACCACTGGGTCGAGGCTTTGCATCATCCGCGGGCAAAATGA
- the ihfB gene encoding integration host factor subunit beta, with amino-acid sequence MTKSELIERLAGQHSHIPAKAVEDAVKEMLEHMAGTLAEGERIEIRGFGSFSLHYRAPRVGRNPKTGDKVELEGKYVPHFKPGKELRDRANIYG; translated from the coding sequence ATGACCAAGTCTGAACTTATTGAAAGACTTGCTGGCCAGCACTCTCATATTCCGGCTAAGGCCGTTGAGGATGCAGTGAAAGAAATGCTTGAACATATGGCTGGAACACTAGCTGAAGGTGAGCGCATTGAGATCCGCGGATTTGGCAGTTTTTCTCTTCACTACCGTGCTCCGCGTGTTGGTCGTAACCCGAAAACTGGTGATAAAGTTGAGTTGGAAGGTAAGTACGTTCCACACTTTAAGCCAGGTAAAGAGTTGCGTGATCGCGCTAATATCTACGGTTAA
- the ansB gene encoding L-asparaginase 2 has product MKSIKLTVLAGILAGISGSAFALPNITLLATGGTIAGGGDSATKSNYTAGKLGVDALVDAVPEMKKLANIQGEQVVNIGSQDMNDEVWLKLAKKINADCAKTDGFVITHGTDTLEETAYFLDLTVNCDKPVVMVGAMRPATALGADGPLNLYNAVVVASDANSAKRGVLVAMNDQVLTGRDVMKTYTTSVQTFQSPNTGPLGYIYDGKVNYLHQPAPRQPAFDISKLNELPKVGIIYNYANASDLPAKALIADGYKGIVSAGVGNGNLYHTVFDTLATAAHNGVAVVRSSRVPTGSTTEDAEVDDTKYGFVASGSLNPQKARVLLQLALTQTQKPQEIQKLFHTY; this is encoded by the coding sequence ATGAAGTCTATAAAGCTAACTGTCTTAGCCGGAATCTTAGCAGGGATCAGTGGTTCGGCCTTTGCTCTACCCAATATCACCTTGTTGGCGACCGGAGGAACTATCGCCGGCGGCGGCGATTCAGCCACTAAATCAAACTATACTGCCGGTAAACTGGGCGTGGATGCCCTGGTCGACGCGGTGCCAGAAATGAAAAAACTCGCCAATATTCAAGGTGAGCAAGTGGTGAATATTGGTTCTCAGGATATGAATGATGAAGTTTGGTTGAAATTGGCAAAAAAAATTAATGCTGATTGTGCCAAAACCGACGGATTCGTGATTACCCATGGGACGGATACATTGGAGGAAACTGCCTATTTTCTCGACTTAACCGTCAACTGTGATAAGCCGGTAGTGATGGTGGGGGCAATGCGCCCGGCGACGGCTCTGGGCGCTGATGGCCCACTGAACCTCTACAATGCCGTGGTGGTGGCCAGTGATGCTAACTCGGCTAAACGTGGGGTGCTGGTGGCCATGAATGACCAGGTATTGACGGGCCGTGATGTGATGAAAACCTATACGACCTCGGTGCAAACCTTCCAGTCACCTAATACTGGCCCACTGGGCTATATCTATGATGGTAAAGTGAATTATTTGCATCAGCCGGCACCAAGGCAGCCAGCTTTTGATATCAGTAAGCTGAATGAGTTGCCGAAAGTGGGCATTATTTATAACTATGCTAATGCCTCCGATTTGCCCGCTAAGGCATTGATTGCTGATGGTTATAAAGGGATTGTCAGTGCCGGTGTGGGCAACGGCAACCTGTATCATACTGTGTTCGATACACTGGCAACCGCAGCACATAATGGCGTTGCCGTGGTGCGTTCATCCCGTGTCCCCACCGGATCTACCACTGAAGATGCTGAAGTGGATGATACTAAATATGGCTTTGTTGCCTCCGGCTCACTTAATCCACAAAAAGCACGGGTGCTGTTGCAATTGGCATTAACCCAAACGCAAAAACCACAAGAAATTCAAAAATTGTTCCACACCTATTGA
- the aroA gene encoding 3-phosphoshikimate 1-carboxyvinyltransferase has translation MLESLTLHPIALINGTVNLPGSKSVSNRALLLAALAEGTTQLNNLLDSDDIRHMLNALQALGVKFRLSADRTRCEVDGLGGKLVAEQPLELFLGNAGTAMRPLAAALCLGSNDIVLTGEPRMKERPIGHLVDALRQGGAQIDYLEQENYPPLRLCGGFRGGKLTVDGSVSSQFLTALLMTAPLAEQDTDIQIQGELVSKPYIDITLHLMKTFGVDVVHENYQVFHIKGGQTYHSPGTYLVEGDASSASYFLAAAAIKGGTVRVTGIGKKSVQGDTKFADVLEKMGAKVSWGDDYIECSRGKLQGIDMDMNHIPDAAMTIATTALFADGPTTIRNIYNWRVKETDRLSAMATELRKVGAQVEEGQDYIRVVPPAQLIAAEIGTYNDHRMAMCFSLVALSDTQVTILDPKCTAKTFPDYFEQLARLSQLA, from the coding sequence ATGCTGGAATCCCTGACTTTACACCCCATAGCCCTGATTAATGGCACAGTTAACTTACCCGGATCTAAAAGTGTTTCTAACCGTGCACTTCTTCTGGCTGCGCTGGCTGAGGGGACGACCCAGCTGAATAACTTGTTAGACAGTGATGACATCCGCCATATGCTCAATGCATTACAGGCATTGGGAGTAAAATTCCGTCTTTCTGCCGACAGAACGCGCTGTGAAGTTGATGGGCTGGGCGGCAAGTTGGTTGCTGAGCAACCATTAGAATTGTTCTTGGGCAATGCAGGAACGGCCATGCGTCCGCTGGCGGCCGCCCTTTGTTTGGGGAGCAATGACATTGTATTAACCGGTGAACCGCGCATGAAAGAGCGGCCAATTGGTCATTTGGTCGATGCATTGCGCCAGGGCGGGGCACAGATTGATTATCTGGAGCAAGAAAATTACCCGCCGCTGCGCTTATGCGGTGGTTTCCGTGGTGGCAAACTGACCGTAGATGGCAGTGTTTCCAGCCAATTCCTGACAGCGCTCCTGATGACGGCCCCCTTAGCGGAGCAAGATACTGACATTCAGATTCAAGGGGAGTTGGTATCTAAACCTTACATCGACATTACCCTGCATCTGATGAAAACCTTTGGTGTAGATGTTGTGCATGAAAATTATCAGGTTTTCCACATTAAAGGCGGGCAGACTTATCATTCACCAGGTACCTATCTGGTTGAGGGCGATGCATCTTCCGCTTCTTATTTCCTCGCCGCCGCCGCGATTAAAGGCGGGACAGTGCGCGTAACCGGTATTGGTAAAAAAAGTGTGCAGGGCGATACCAAATTTGCTGATGTGCTGGAGAAAATGGGCGCTAAAGTAAGTTGGGGTGATGATTATATCGAGTGTAGCCGGGGGAAATTACAGGGGATTGATATGGATATGAACCATATTCCTGATGCTGCAATGACCATTGCCACCACCGCACTGTTTGCCGATGGCCCGACGACTATTCGTAATATCTATAACTGGCGCGTGAAAGAAACCGACCGCTTATCCGCGATGGCGACAGAGCTGAGAAAAGTGGGCGCACAAGTGGAAGAGGGGCAGGATTACATTCGTGTTGTCCCTCCAGCACAATTAATCGCAGCAGAAATAGGCACTTATAATGACCATCGAATGGCGATGTGTTTCTCGCTGGTGGCTTTATCTGACACTCAGGTCACTATCCTTGACCCTAAATGTACCGCGAAGACTTTCCCAGATTACTTCGAGCAATTAGCGCGGCTGAGCCAATTAGCCTGA
- the rpsA gene encoding 30S ribosomal protein S1: protein MTESFAQLFEESLKTIETRPGSIVRGVVVSIDKDIVLVDAGLKSESAIPVEQFKNAQGELEIQVGDEVDVALDAVEDGFGETLLSREKAKRHEAWLMLEKAYEEAATVTGVINGKVKGGFTVELNGIRAFLPGSLVDVRPVRDTLHLEGKELEFKVIKLDQKRNNVVVSRRAVIESENSAERDQLLENLQEGMEVKGIVKNLTDYGAFVDLGGVDGLLHITDMAWKRVKHPSEIVNVGDEITVKVLKFDRERTRVSLGLKQLGEDPWVAIAKRYPESTKLTGRVTNLTDYGCFVEIEEGVEGLVHVSEMDWTNKNIHPSKVVNVGDVVEVMVLDIDEERRRISLGLKQCKSNPWQLFAETHNKNDRVEGKIKSITDFGIFIGLDGGIDGLVHLSDISWNVAGEEAVREYKKGDEIAAVVLQVDAERERISLGVKQLAEDPFNNYLSVNKKGAIVTGKVTAVDAKGATVELAGGVEGYLRASEATRDRVEDATLVLNVGDEVEAKYTGVDRKNRVISLSVRAKDEADEKDAIATVNNKPEEGNFSSAMAEAFKAAKGE from the coding sequence ATGACAGAATCTTTTGCTCAACTCTTTGAAGAATCCCTGAAAACAATTGAAACACGTCCGGGCTCTATCGTCCGTGGTGTTGTTGTTTCTATCGATAAAGATATCGTACTGGTTGACGCCGGTCTGAAATCTGAGTCAGCAATTCCAGTAGAACAGTTCAAGAACGCGCAAGGCGAACTGGAAATTCAAGTCGGTGACGAAGTTGACGTGGCTCTGGACGCTGTTGAAGACGGCTTCGGTGAAACTCTGCTGTCCCGTGAGAAAGCTAAGCGCCATGAAGCATGGCTGATGCTGGAAAAAGCTTACGAAGAAGCTGCAACCGTTACTGGTGTGATCAACGGCAAAGTGAAGGGCGGCTTTACAGTCGAACTGAACGGCATCCGTGCGTTCTTGCCTGGTTCACTGGTTGATGTGCGCCCAGTTCGCGATACTCTGCATCTGGAAGGCAAAGAGCTTGAGTTCAAAGTCATCAAGCTGGATCAGAAACGCAACAACGTGGTTGTTTCTCGTCGTGCAGTTATCGAATCTGAGAACAGCGCTGAGCGTGATCAATTGCTGGAAAACCTGCAAGAAGGCATGGAAGTTAAGGGTATCGTTAAGAACCTGACTGACTACGGTGCATTCGTTGATCTGGGTGGCGTTGATGGCTTGCTGCACATTACTGACATGGCTTGGAAACGTGTTAAACACCCAAGCGAAATCGTCAATGTGGGCGACGAAATCACTGTTAAAGTTCTGAAATTCGACCGCGAACGTACTCGTGTATCCCTTGGCTTGAAACAGCTGGGCGAAGATCCATGGGTTGCTATCGCTAAACGTTACCCAGAAAGCACTAAGCTGACTGGTCGTGTAACTAACCTGACTGATTACGGCTGCTTTGTAGAAATCGAAGAAGGCGTTGAAGGCTTGGTACACGTTTCAGAAATGGATTGGACCAACAAAAACATTCACCCGTCTAAAGTTGTTAACGTTGGCGACGTAGTGGAAGTTATGGTTCTGGACATCGATGAAGAACGTCGTCGTATTTCTCTGGGCCTGAAACAGTGCAAATCTAACCCATGGCAGCTGTTTGCAGAAACCCACAACAAAAACGACCGCGTTGAAGGTAAAATCAAGTCTATCACTGACTTCGGTATCTTCATCGGCTTGGACGGCGGCATCGACGGCCTGGTTCACCTGTCTGACATCTCCTGGAACGTTGCAGGCGAAGAAGCAGTTCGTGAATACAAGAAAGGCGACGAAATCGCAGCTGTGGTTCTGCAAGTTGACGCAGAACGTGAGCGTATCTCCTTGGGCGTGAAACAACTGGCTGAAGATCCGTTCAATAACTACCTGTCTGTTAACAAGAAAGGTGCTATTGTTACGGGTAAAGTCACTGCAGTTGACGCTAAAGGTGCTACAGTTGAATTGGCAGGCGGCGTAGAAGGTTATCTGCGTGCTTCTGAAGCAACTCGCGACCGCGTTGAAGATGCGACGCTGGTTCTGAACGTCGGTGATGAAGTTGAAGCCAAATATACTGGCGTTGACCGCAAAAACCGCGTAATCAGCCTGTCTGTTCGTGCTAAAGACGAAGCTGATGAGAAAGATGCTATTGCTACAGTTAACAACAAGCCAGAAGAAGGTAACTTCTCTAGCGCAATGGCAGAAGCGTTCAAAGCTGCAAAAGGCGAGTAA
- the serC gene encoding 3-phosphoserine/phosphohydroxythreonine transaminase produces the protein MTQVYNFSAGPAMLPVEVLRRAEQELRNWHGLGTSVMEISHRSKEFMQVAEEAEKDLRDLMQIPANYKVLFCHGGARAQFAAVPLNLLGDNNSADYIDGGYWAHSAINEAQKYCTPNVIDVKTEVDGRTGIQPMKQWKLSDNAAYVHYCPNETIDGLAINEEPDFGSKVVVADYSSSILSRPIDVSRYGVIYAGAQKNIGPAGLTLVIVREDLLGKARTELPSILDYKVLAENDSMFNTPPTFAWYLSGLVFKWLKEQGGLGEMEKRNQAKAELLYGAIDKTGFYCNQVAIANRSWMNVPFQMRDPSLDKLFLSEAEAQGLQALKGHRVAGGMRASIYNAMPIEGVKALTDFMADFERRHG, from the coding sequence ATGACACAGGTTTATAATTTTAGCGCTGGTCCAGCAATGCTACCGGTTGAAGTTTTACGTCGTGCGGAACAGGAATTGCGTAACTGGCATGGTCTGGGCACGTCGGTGATGGAAATCAGCCACCGAAGTAAAGAATTTATGCAGGTCGCAGAAGAGGCTGAAAAAGATTTACGCGATTTGATGCAGATCCCAGCCAATTATAAAGTGTTATTTTGCCACGGCGGCGCACGCGCACAGTTCGCCGCAGTACCACTGAACTTGCTCGGCGACAATAACAGTGCCGATTACATCGACGGCGGCTATTGGGCGCACAGTGCGATCAATGAAGCTCAGAAATACTGCACGCCGAATGTGATTGATGTGAAAACTGAGGTTGATGGCCGAACCGGTATTCAGCCGATGAAACAATGGAAATTGAGTGATAATGCCGCCTATGTGCATTATTGCCCGAATGAAACCATTGACGGGTTGGCTATCAATGAAGAGCCTGATTTTGGCAGCAAAGTCGTGGTTGCGGATTACTCTTCATCCATTCTCTCCCGCCCCATTGATGTCAGCCGTTATGGTGTGATTTATGCGGGTGCCCAGAAGAATATTGGCCCAGCCGGTTTGACCCTGGTTATCGTGCGCGAAGATTTGCTCGGTAAAGCCCGCACGGAACTGCCGTCAATTCTTGATTACAAGGTGCTGGCAGAGAATGATTCAATGTTCAACACCCCGCCAACTTTTGCCTGGTATCTGTCCGGCTTGGTATTTAAATGGCTGAAAGAACAGGGCGGTTTGGGCGAAATGGAAAAACGTAATCAGGCGAAAGCTGAGTTGCTGTATGGTGCCATCGACAAAACCGGCTTCTACTGCAATCAGGTTGCTATTGCCAACCGCTCTTGGATGAATGTGCCATTCCAAATGAGAGATCCTTCACTGGACAAACTGTTCTTGAGCGAAGCAGAAGCGCAAGGGCTGCAAGCCTTAAAAGGTCACCGTGTTGCCGGGGGCATGCGCGCCTCTATCTATAACGCGATGCCAATTGAGGGCGTGAAAGCATTAACCGATTTTATGGCTGACTTTGAACGCCGCCATGGTTGA
- the cmk gene encoding (d)CMP kinase, with amino-acid sequence MTASAPVITVDGPSGAGKGTLCKALAESLDWRLLDSGAIYRVLALAALHHQVDISTEEALVPLAAHLDVRFVSQNGQLKVILEGEDVSNEIRTETVGNTASQAAAFPRVREALLRRQRAFREPPGLIADGRDMGTVVFPDAPVKIFLDASSQERAHRRMLQLQEKGFNVNFERLLSEIQERDSRDRNRAIAPLVPAADALVLDSTSMSIEQVIEQALAYAQRILALPLKK; translated from the coding sequence ATGACGGCGTCAGCCCCGGTGATAACCGTTGATGGACCAAGTGGTGCAGGTAAAGGTACGCTTTGCAAAGCATTGGCTGAATCGTTGGATTGGCGTTTGCTGGATTCCGGTGCGATATACCGTGTTTTAGCTTTGGCGGCACTGCATCATCAGGTAGATATCAGCACCGAAGAGGCATTAGTTCCACTTGCCGCACATCTCGATGTTCGTTTTGTTTCGCAAAATGGGCAGTTAAAAGTCATTTTAGAAGGTGAGGACGTCAGTAATGAGATCCGCACTGAAACTGTGGGAAATACAGCATCTCAGGCAGCGGCTTTTCCTCGGGTGCGTGAAGCATTATTGCGTCGCCAGCGGGCTTTTCGTGAACCGCCCGGCCTGATTGCCGATGGCCGTGATATGGGCACGGTGGTGTTCCCAGATGCCCCGGTGAAAATATTTCTTGATGCAAGTTCACAAGAACGTGCGCACAGGCGTATGCTACAGTTGCAGGAAAAGGGGTTTAATGTTAACTTTGAACGTCTTTTGTCCGAGATACAGGAGCGGGACTCTCGCGATCGTAATCGGGCTATTGCACCTTTAGTCCCTGCGGCAGATGCGTTGGTACTGGATTCAACCAGTATGTCCATCGAGCAGGTGATCGAACAGGCGCTGGCTTATGCCCAACGAATTCTAGCGTTGCCGTTAAAAAAATAG